The Magnetospirillum sp. genome includes a region encoding these proteins:
- a CDS encoding glycosyltransferase, with translation MAEILIHVQHLLGSGHAHRMAAIAAAAAARGHDVTLASGGRPLKLELGRAKLEQLPSLMAADASFKDLRDDRDRPIDAAWRSRRVAATRDLFARLKPDLLVVELYPFGRSMLAFELEALRADASTIPVLCSVRDVLQRPADATKATARIAAAARFDAVLVHGDRDFLPLAASWPETASLAAKLHYTGYVGPASGAASAARDEIVVSVGGGAAGQALLEAALPLAERRAHEGEKWRIRVGNDAALPACANPHVMCELNRPDFRDLLRHARLSISQAGYNTCVDLLHARCPALLVPFDAGNEREQSIRANAFAQAGLAQVCTPRELARHIDRVPAPRAHNIACEGAAQTAKLFEQWL, from the coding sequence ATGGCTGAAATCCTGATCCATGTCCAGCATCTGCTGGGTTCGGGCCACGCACACCGCATGGCGGCGATCGCCGCCGCTGCCGCCGCACGCGGCCACGATGTAACGCTCGCCTCGGGCGGCCGACCGCTGAAACTCGAGCTTGGGCGCGCCAAGCTCGAACAATTGCCGAGCCTCATGGCCGCCGACGCGAGCTTCAAAGATCTGCGCGACGACCGCGACCGGCCCATCGATGCCGCGTGGCGAAGCCGCCGGGTTGCCGCAACGCGCGACCTCTTCGCACGGCTCAAACCCGATCTGCTGGTCGTCGAGCTCTATCCGTTTGGGCGCAGCATGCTGGCCTTCGAGCTCGAAGCGTTGCGCGCGGATGCAAGCACCATCCCGGTTCTGTGCTCGGTGCGCGACGTGCTGCAGCGCCCGGCCGATGCGACCAAAGCAACCGCGCGCATCGCCGCTGCAGCCCGCTTCGATGCCGTACTCGTGCATGGCGACCGCGATTTTCTGCCACTCGCGGCAAGCTGGCCCGAAACGGCTTCGCTGGCGGCGAAGCTGCATTACACAGGCTATGTCGGCCCGGCCAGCGGGGCAGCAAGTGCGGCACGCGACGAAATCGTCGTATCGGTCGGCGGCGGGGCGGCAGGCCAAGCTTTGCTCGAAGCTGCCCTACCGCTGGCCGAGCGGCGCGCGCATGAAGGCGAAAAATGGCGCATCCGTGTCGGCAACGACGCTGCTTTGCCTGCGTGCGCCAATCCGCATGTGATGTGCGAACTGAACCGGCCAGATTTTCGCGACCTTCTGCGCCATGCGCGCCTGTCAATCAGCCAGGCCGGCTACAATACCTGCGTCGATCTCTTGCACGCGCGCTGCCCGGCCCTGCTGGTGCCCTTCGATGCGGGCAACGAGCGCGAACAGTCGATCCGCGCGAACGCATTCGCCCAAGCGGGCTTGGCGCAGGTCTGCACGCCGCGCGAACTCGCCCGCCATATCGACCGCGTGCCCGCGCCCCGTGCCCACAACATCGCTTGCGAAGGGGCGGCCCAAACGGCCAAACTCTTCGAACAATGGCTATAA
- a CDS encoding polysaccharide deacetylase family protein: MAIIYPPADWSDLRAALDAFAAAGKSATLWWRDDDATHPTAALDRLLTVAPEIPLALAVIPARAVPDLAVRIAQARNVRVCLHGWNHWNHAPLGAPKAELGPERPTAYVVGELARGHMVLRALFPNMLAMLVPPHNRIAPAVAAALRGAGLTGLSTFNARKKVPQGIAQTNTHVDLMDWTTRRFAGEGACLGALVGHLRARHEARVDADEPTGILTHHLAHDEDAWAFLQRLFVALGTHRAVRFADPLEIFAAQQ, translated from the coding sequence ATGGCTATAATCTATCCGCCTGCCGACTGGTCCGATCTGCGTGCAGCGCTCGATGCTTTTGCCGCCGCCGGCAAAAGCGCGACGCTGTGGTGGCGCGACGACGACGCGACGCATCCGACCGCTGCCCTCGACCGTTTGCTGACGGTCGCACCCGAAATCCCGTTGGCGTTGGCCGTAATCCCAGCGCGTGCGGTTCCGGACCTCGCGGTCCGCATCGCGCAGGCGCGCAATGTGCGCGTCTGCCTGCATGGCTGGAACCACTGGAACCATGCGCCGCTGGGTGCGCCCAAAGCCGAATTGGGGCCCGAACGGCCGACGGCTTACGTGGTCGGCGAATTGGCGCGCGGACATATGGTGCTGCGCGCGTTGTTCCCGAACATGCTGGCGATGCTTGTCCCGCCGCACAACCGCATCGCACCCGCCGTGGCGGCCGCACTGCGCGGTGCTGGCCTTACCGGGCTTTCGACCTTCAACGCGCGCAAGAAAGTGCCGCAGGGCATCGCCCAGACCAACACCCATGTCGATCTCATGGATTGGACCACGCGCCGCTTTGCAGGCGAAGGGGCGTGCTTGGGCGCACTCGTCGGGCATTTGCGCGCACGGCACGAAGCGCGCGTCGATGCGGACGAACCGACCGGCATCCTCACACATCATCTGGCGCACGACGAAGATGCGTGGGCCTTCCTGCAACGCCTGTTCGTGGCCCTTGGCACGCATCGTGCGGTGCGCTTTGCCGACCCACTTGAAATTTTCGCGGCACAACAATGA
- a CDS encoding ABC transporter ATP-binding protein: MNLLEVRDLAIDFRVHNSHVKAVDGVDFRVRPGTTVAVVGESGSGKTVISQCVMGILPKVGRISRGSVLFNDRGTTIDLAKLDPDGAPYRKVRGGRISIIFQEPMTSLSPLHTVGDQISEAVRLHQTRDEKAALELAGDMLARVGFPNPTKALQTYPFELSGGLRQRAMIAMALVCRPALLIADEPTTALDVTIQAQILKLLKDLQNDLGMAILLITHDLGVVANMADEVVVMYRGRVMEAGTREDIFRRPEHPYLKALLHAVPRFDMKPGEKLVPLRAIKSDLGEMVRRRNAPPERRQINQGPAPETGEQRGALLQVQNLRKTYTIRKSGFLGAGAPQSVLAVDDVSFDVLRGECLGLVGESGCGKTTVSKMVMRALTPDSGTVLFEGRNVHELQDAALFEYRRQVQFVFQDPFGSLNPRMTVADIVAEPLVIHEIGDDAGRRATVSELLRVVGLDDRALNRYPHSFSGGQRQRIGIARALALGPKLLLLDEPVSALDVSIQAQVLNLLQDLKKALGLTYVFVSHNLAVVDYMADRIAVMCAGRLVEVAPRAQLFQEPIHPYTQALLSAVPEPNIDKPLDLRALMEGRASMPGLWPAPFTVDATTDATLIDLGGGHLVRAARGSDHRLLRSCARPRVTA, from the coding sequence GTGAACCTGCTCGAAGTCCGCGATCTGGCGATCGATTTTCGCGTGCACAATTCGCATGTGAAGGCGGTCGACGGCGTGGATTTCCGCGTGCGGCCCGGCACCACGGTTGCCGTGGTCGGCGAGTCGGGTTCGGGCAAAACCGTAATCAGCCAATGCGTGATGGGCATTCTGCCGAAGGTCGGGCGCATTTCGCGCGGTTCGGTGCTGTTCAACGACCGCGGTACGACGATCGATCTTGCCAAGCTCGATCCGGACGGTGCGCCCTATCGCAAAGTGCGCGGCGGGCGCATTTCGATCATCTTCCAGGAGCCGATGACCTCGCTGTCGCCGCTGCACACGGTCGGCGACCAGATCTCCGAGGCCGTGCGCCTGCACCAAACGCGCGACGAAAAAGCCGCCCTCGAACTTGCCGGCGACATGCTGGCACGCGTCGGCTTCCCCAATCCCACAAAGGCGCTGCAGACCTATCCGTTCGAGCTTTCGGGCGGCTTGCGCCAGCGCGCGATGATCGCGATGGCGCTTGTCTGCCGCCCGGCCCTGCTGATCGCCGACGAGCCGACGACCGCGCTCGACGTGACGATCCAGGCCCAGATCCTCAAACTTCTCAAGGATCTGCAAAACGATCTCGGCATGGCGATCCTGCTGATCACGCACGATCTGGGCGTGGTCGCCAACATGGCCGACGAGGTCGTGGTCATGTATCGCGGCCGCGTGATGGAGGCGGGAACGCGCGAAGACATCTTCCGGCGGCCCGAGCATCCGTATCTCAAAGCGCTGCTGCACGCCGTCCCGCGCTTCGACATGAAGCCCGGCGAAAAGCTGGTGCCGCTGCGCGCGATCAAAAGCGACCTCGGCGAAATGGTGCGTCGGCGCAACGCCCCGCCCGAGCGCCGCCAGATCAACCAGGGACCCGCACCCGAAACGGGCGAGCAGCGCGGCGCCCTGCTGCAGGTCCAGAATCTGCGCAAGACCTACACGATCCGCAAATCGGGTTTCTTGGGCGCGGGCGCGCCGCAATCGGTGCTGGCGGTCGACGATGTCAGCTTCGACGTGCTGCGCGGCGAATGTTTGGGTCTCGTCGGCGAATCGGGCTGCGGCAAAACGACCGTGTCCAAAATGGTCATGCGCGCGCTCACGCCCGATTCCGGCACCGTGCTGTTCGAAGGGCGCAACGTGCACGAGCTGCAGGATGCGGCCTTGTTCGAATATCGCCGCCAGGTTCAGTTCGTATTCCAGGATCCTTTCGGTTCGCTCAATCCGCGCATGACGGTGGCCGACATCGTAGCCGAGCCGCTTGTGATCCACGAAATCGGCGACGATGCGGGCAGACGCGCGACGGTCAGCGAACTCCTGCGCGTCGTCGGGCTCGACGATCGCGCACTCAACCGCTATCCGCATTCGTTTTCCGGCGGGCAGCGCCAGCGCATCGGCATTGCGCGTGCGCTCGCGTTGGGGCCGAAGCTGCTGCTGCTCGACGAGCCGGTCTCGGCCCTCGACGTGTCGATCCAAGCGCAGGTGTTGAACCTTTTGCAGGATCTCAAGAAGGCGCTCGGCCTCACCTATGTGTTCGTAAGCCACAATCTGGCGGTCGTCGACTACATGGCCGACCGCATTGCGGTGATGTGCGCAGGCCGCCTCGTCGAAGTCGCCCCGCGTGCGCAACTCTTCCAGGAGCCGATCCACCCTTATACGCAAGCGCTGCTGTCGGCGGTCCCTGAACCCAATATCGACAAGCCGCTCGATCTGCGCGCGCTCATGGAAGGCCGCGCCTCGATGCCGGGTCTGTGGCCGGCACCCTTCACGGTGGACGCGACGACAGACGCGACCTTGATCGATCTCGGCGGCGGGCATCTGGTGCGCGCGGCGCGCGGAAGCGACCATCGTCTCTTGCGCAGCTGTGCTCGCCCGAGGGTGACCGCATGA
- a CDS encoding ABC transporter substrate-binding protein yields MIRKLVLALALLAGPAAAAPYIETPSLAADVAAGRLPAIEARLPKAPLATKLAREDWEPGRHGGEIRTLAGRAQDVRIISTFSYARLIGYNSELRLTPDLLEALDIVEDRIFTMRLRPGHRWSDGKPFTSEDFRYFWEDVANNKELSPGGPVKALLVDGKPPKVSYPDATTVVYEWHAPNPGLLSALAGPAPLTLYRPAHYLRAFHARYTDAAALTQAARRANARNWAQMHNRLDNVGRNENPDLPTLDPWMVRTRAPSERFVFERNPYYHRIDENGRQLPYIDRLVMNVADGKILAAKTGAGESDLQARGLNFANYTFLRQAGKRNDFETRLWNTAKGAHIALYPNLNANDPVWRELLRDARFRRALSLAINRREVNQVVYFGLAVEGANSVLPASPLYAPAFRNQWSGFDVAAANRLLDEIGLTQRDGRGVRKLPDGRPLEVVVETAGEDGEQVDVLELIHDSWMQAGVKLFSRPQQREIFRNRIFAGETKMSVWIGLENGLPSADFSPEELAPVSQNHLQWPKWGQYAETGGTAGEAVDMAAAKELLELNEAWRRAGDPADRTRIWQRMLANHAENVWSIGIVANVRQPVVVSRRLRNVPSEAVWNWDPGAFFGMHRMDTFWFDGEARR; encoded by the coding sequence ATGATCCGCAAACTTGTTCTTGCCCTTGCATTGTTGGCGGGCCCAGCTGCGGCGGCCCCCTACATCGAAACGCCTTCGCTGGCGGCCGACGTCGCGGCCGGGCGTTTGCCCGCGATCGAGGCGCGTTTGCCCAAAGCGCCGCTTGCAACCAAACTCGCGCGCGAAGATTGGGAGCCTGGGCGCCATGGTGGCGAAATTCGCACGCTCGCGGGCCGCGCCCAAGATGTGCGCATTATCTCGACCTTCAGCTATGCGCGGCTTATCGGGTACAATTCCGAGCTGCGCTTGACCCCCGATCTGCTCGAAGCACTCGACATCGTCGAAGACCGCATCTTCACGATGCGCCTGCGCCCCGGCCATCGCTGGTCGGACGGCAAGCCTTTCACGTCCGAAGATTTCCGCTATTTCTGGGAAGACGTCGCCAACAATAAAGAATTGTCGCCGGGCGGGCCCGTCAAAGCGCTGCTGGTGGACGGCAAGCCGCCGAAGGTTTCGTATCCCGACGCCACGACCGTGGTCTACGAATGGCATGCTCCCAATCCGGGCTTGCTGTCGGCACTCGCGGGGCCGGCACCGCTCACGCTCTACCGGCCAGCGCATTACTTGCGCGCCTTCCATGCGCGCTACACCGATGCGGCCGCTTTGACGCAAGCCGCGCGCCGCGCCAACGCGCGCAATTGGGCCCAGATGCACAATCGGCTCGACAATGTCGGCCGCAACGAGAATCCGGATTTGCCCACGCTCGATCCGTGGATGGTGCGCACGCGCGCACCCTCGGAGCGTTTTGTGTTCGAGCGCAATCCCTACTACCACCGCATCGACGAGAACGGCCGCCAGCTGCCCTATATCGACCGGCTCGTGATGAACGTGGCCGACGGCAAGATCCTCGCCGCCAAAACCGGGGCGGGCGAGTCCGATCTGCAGGCGCGCGGCCTCAATTTCGCGAACTACACGTTCCTGCGCCAGGCCGGCAAGCGCAACGATTTCGAAACGCGCCTGTGGAACACGGCCAAAGGTGCCCATATCGCGCTCTATCCCAATCTCAATGCCAACGACCCGGTGTGGCGCGAACTGCTGCGCGACGCGCGCTTCCGCCGCGCACTCTCGCTTGCGATCAATCGCCGCGAAGTGAACCAGGTCGTCTATTTCGGGCTTGCGGTCGAAGGGGCCAACAGCGTGCTGCCGGCAAGCCCGCTCTACGCGCCGGCATTCCGCAACCAATGGAGCGGTTTCGACGTTGCCGCCGCCAACCGGCTGCTCGACGAAATCGGTCTGACCCAGCGCGACGGGCGTGGCGTGCGCAAGCTGCCCGACGGTCGGCCGCTCGAGGTCGTCGTCGAAACGGCGGGCGAAGACGGCGAGCAGGTCGATGTGCTCGAACTCATCCACGATTCGTGGATGCAAGCCGGCGTCAAGCTCTTCTCGCGCCCGCAGCAGCGCGAGATTTTCCGCAACCGCATCTTTGCGGGCGAAACCAAAATGAGCGTGTGGATCGGTCTCGAGAACGGCCTGCCGAGTGCCGACTTCTCGCCCGAAGAACTCGCCCCGGTGTCGCAGAACCATCTGCAATGGCCCAAATGGGGCCAATACGCCGAGACCGGGGGTACGGCCGGCGAGGCGGTGGACATGGCGGCTGCCAAGGAACTTCTCGAACTCAACGAAGCCTGGCGCCGCGCGGGCGATCCGGCCGACCGCACGCGCATTTGGCAACGCATGCTCGCCAACCATGCCGAAAACGTCTGGTCGATCGGCATCGTCGCCAATGTGCGCCAGCCCGTCGTGGTGTCGCGCCGCTTGCGCAACGTGCCGAGCGAGGCCGTGTGGAACTGGGATCCGGGCGCCTTCTTCGGCATGCACCGTATGGACACGTTCTGGTTCGACGGCGAGGCGCGGAGATAG
- a CDS encoding ABC transporter permease, with product MFQYLIRRLLVMVPTLLAISAIVFTIIQLPPGDYLSTLIAELQSQGETANLERIAFLREQYGLDRTPVEQYFHWLFGLLQGDLGWSFEYNLPVNQVIGDRLALSFLIAFVTVLFTYAVAFPIGIYSATHQYSWGDYGLTLLGFLGLATPSFLLALVMLYLANVWFGTSIGGLMDPEYVDAPMSWGKFLSVLEHLWIPVVVIGTSGTAAMIRRLRANLLDELQKQYFTTAKAKGLPPRRALLKYPLRMSLNPFISDIGDLLPHMISGAAIVSVVMSLPTNGPMLLSALRSQDMYLAGSFLMIEAVLIVVGVFLSDLALAALDPRIRLHGGATK from the coding sequence ATGTTCCAGTATCTCATCCGCCGCCTGCTCGTGATGGTGCCGACGCTGTTGGCGATCAGCGCCATCGTGTTCACGATCATCCAATTGCCGCCCGGCGACTATCTGTCGACGTTGATCGCCGAGCTGCAATCGCAGGGCGAGACCGCCAATCTCGAGCGCATCGCGTTCCTGCGCGAGCAATACGGGCTCGACCGCACGCCGGTCGAACAGTATTTCCACTGGCTGTTCGGCCTGCTGCAGGGCGATCTCGGCTGGTCGTTCGAGTACAATCTGCCGGTAAATCAGGTGATCGGCGACCGGCTGGCTTTGAGCTTCCTGATCGCGTTCGTGACGGTGCTGTTCACCTATGCGGTCGCGTTCCCGATCGGCATCTATTCGGCCACGCACCAATATTCGTGGGGCGATTATGGCCTCACGCTGCTTGGCTTCTTGGGGCTCGCAACACCGTCGTTTCTGCTGGCCCTCGTGATGCTGTATCTCGCCAATGTGTGGTTCGGCACGTCGATCGGCGGCCTCATGGACCCCGAATATGTCGACGCGCCTATGTCGTGGGGCAAGTTCCTGTCGGTGCTCGAGCATCTGTGGATCCCGGTCGTCGTGATCGGTACGTCGGGGACGGCCGCCATGATCCGGCGCTTGCGCGCCAATCTGCTCGACGAGTTGCAGAAGCAGTATTTCACGACCGCCAAGGCCAAAGGCCTGCCGCCGCGGCGCGCCTTGCTCAAGTATCCGCTGCGCATGTCGCTCAATCCGTTCATCTCGGACATTGGCGATCTGTTGCCGCACATGATCTCAGGCGCTGCCATCGTCTCGGTCGTGATGTCGCTGCCGACCAACGGGCCGATGCTGCTGTCGGCGCTGCGCAGCCAGGACATGTATCTGGCAGGCTCGTTCCTGATGATCGAAGCGGTGCTGATCGTGGTCGGCGTGTTCTTGTCGGACTTGGCCCTCGCCGCCCTCGATCCGCGCATTCGCCTGCACGGAGGGGCCACGAAATGA
- a CDS encoding ABC transporter permease, with amino-acid sequence MSGSPVTSDEKLPHFVRREPFDPYDGEKLDPKLESYYMATQWRLMWWKLKRHRLAVWSGVFLLLMYASILVSEMIAPYASGTRNTDFIYAPPQAVHLFHEGKFVGPFVYGLDYSLDLDTLKRNYTPNPDKVQPLRFFCRGDAYEWMGLVAGNFHFVCPAEGGTFFLFGTDRLGRDVFSRLAYGTRISLTIGLIGVTIKFILGIVLGGLAGYYGGWVDMTIQRLIEIIRSFPELPLWMALSASLPVSWSPLYIYFGITLILGMIGWTGLGRAVRSKLLSLREEDFCTAANLMGASPRRIIFRHLVPSFMSHLIASATLAIPTMILGETALSFLGLGLRPPITSWGVLLTEAQNINVVALYPWLLLPVLPVIATVLAFNFLGDGLRDAADPYK; translated from the coding sequence ATGAGCGGCAGCCCCGTAACGAGCGACGAAAAACTTCCGCACTTTGTGCGCCGCGAGCCGTTCGATCCCTACGACGGCGAGAAGCTCGATCCGAAGCTCGAATCCTACTACATGGCCACGCAATGGCGGCTGATGTGGTGGAAGCTCAAGCGCCATCGCTTGGCCGTGTGGTCAGGCGTTTTCCTGCTGCTGATGTACGCCTCGATCCTCGTGAGCGAGATGATCGCCCCCTATGCGAGCGGCACACGCAACACGGATTTTATCTACGCACCCCCGCAGGCCGTGCATCTGTTCCACGAAGGCAAATTCGTCGGCCCGTTTGTCTACGGGCTCGACTATTCTCTCGATCTCGACACGCTGAAGCGCAACTACACCCCCAATCCTGACAAAGTGCAGCCGCTGCGCTTTTTCTGCCGCGGCGACGCCTACGAATGGATGGGTCTGGTCGCCGGCAATTTCCATTTCGTGTGCCCGGCCGAGGGCGGAACGTTCTTTCTGTTCGGTACCGATCGGCTCGGGCGCGACGTGTTCAGCAGGCTCGCATATGGCACGCGAATTTCGCTGACGATCGGCCTCATCGGCGTGACGATCAAGTTCATTCTCGGCATCGTGCTGGGCGGGCTTGCGGGCTATTACGGCGGCTGGGTCGATATGACGATCCAACGCCTCATCGAGATCATCCGCTCCTTCCCCGAGCTTCCTTTGTGGATGGCGCTGTCGGCGTCGCTTCCGGTATCGTGGAGCCCGCTTTACATCTATTTCGGCATCACGCTCATTCTCGGCATGATCGGCTGGACAGGCTTGGGGCGCGCCGTGCGCTCGAAATTGCTGTCGCTGCGCGAAGAGGATTTCTGCACGGCCGCCAATCTGATGGGCGCATCGCCCAGGCGCATTATCTTCCGCCATCTAGTGCCGAGCTTCATGAGCCATCTGATCGCGTCGGCCACGCTCGCGATCCCGACCATGATCCTGGGCGAAACCGCGTTGAGCTTCCTCGGCCTGGGCTTGCGCCCGCCGATCACCTCGTGGGGCGTGCTGCTCACGGAAGCGCAGAACATCAACGTCGTCGCACTCTATCCGTGGCTGCTGCTGCCCGTGCTGCCGGTCATTGCGACGGTGCTGGCATTCAACTTTTTGGGTGACGGTTTGCGTGACGCGGCCGACCCGTACAAATAA
- a CDS encoding MBL fold metallo-hydrolase — translation MTTDRLAITFWGVRGSIACPGPTTVRYGGNTPCLEVHAAGRHLIFDAGTGLLPLGRNIAARAAMCEADWYFTHSHFDHIQGIPFFDPLYNPRNRFRMWAGHLAPETSLRAVLSTMMQAPLFPIPLEIFTADVTFNDFKIGDTLRPGPGIVIKTAPLNHPNRATGYRIEVAGKSLCYVTDTEHEPGKPDANILRLIDGADLVIYDSTYTDAEFASHVGWGHSTWQEGVRLVTQANAKRLAIFHHDPSHDDDFMDKVAAEAAAMRPGTFVAKEGQTIEL, via the coding sequence GTGACGACTGATCGTCTTGCCATCACCTTCTGGGGCGTTCGCGGATCGATCGCCTGTCCGGGCCCGACGACCGTGCGCTACGGCGGCAACACGCCGTGCCTCGAAGTGCACGCCGCCGGCCGCCATTTGATTTTCGACGCCGGCACGGGCCTCTTGCCACTCGGCCGCAACATCGCCGCGCGCGCCGCCATGTGCGAGGCCGACTGGTATTTCACGCACAGCCATTTCGACCATATCCAGGGAATTCCGTTCTTCGATCCGCTTTACAATCCGCGCAATCGCTTCCGCATGTGGGCGGGCCATCTTGCCCCCGAAACGAGCCTGCGCGCCGTGCTCTCGACAATGATGCAGGCACCTTTGTTCCCGATCCCGCTCGAGATCTTCACCGCCGACGTGACGTTCAACGACTTCAAAATCGGTGACACGCTACGCCCCGGCCCTGGCATCGTGATCAAAACGGCCCCGCTCAACCATCCCAATCGCGCCACCGGCTACCGAATCGAAGTCGCCGGCAAATCGCTGTGCTACGTGACCGACACGGAGCACGAGCCGGGCAAGCCGGATGCGAACATTCTGCGCCTTATCGACGGTGCCGATCTCGTGATCTACGACAGCACCTATACCGACGCCGAATTTGCGAGCCATGTCGGCTGGGGCCACTCGACCTGGCAGGAAGGTGTGCGGCTTGTGACGCAGGCCAACGCCAAGCGCCTCGCGATCTTCCATCACGACCCGTCGCACGACGACGATTTCATGGACAAAGTCGCGGCCGAAGCCGCTGCGATGCGCCCGGGTACCTTCGTCGCCAAAGAAGGCCAGACGATCGAACTCTGA
- a CDS encoding winged helix-turn-helix domain-containing protein, translating into MSRPRILILADHPLAAALAEGLEGHGFRAETTAARDAALALAGAIGFEAAVVDRGNLGRRAQAALGVLAVALRCPICLLVSPDLRVKLTGIDALLPKPVRLQALATALRAALRTGGAAPAKSSRKAFSQLRLGNADFDFDAPARRLRHRRTGIETVLTEIETHLLSMLMRTAGQAVPREDLLRDVWGYNSKVSTRTLETHIYRLRRKLEHGQGRAKILETVPGGYRLALRGKDVRK; encoded by the coding sequence ATGAGCCGCCCGCGCATCCTGATCCTGGCCGATCACCCGCTTGCCGCAGCCCTTGCCGAAGGGCTCGAGGGACATGGCTTTCGCGCCGAAACGACGGCAGCGCGCGATGCGGCGCTTGCCCTTGCCGGCGCCATCGGTTTCGAAGCCGCCGTTGTTGATCGCGGCAATCTCGGGCGGCGCGCGCAGGCAGCGCTTGGGGTTCTTGCCGTCGCCTTGCGTTGCCCGATCTGTCTGCTGGTATCGCCTGATCTGCGCGTGAAACTGACCGGAATCGATGCCCTATTGCCCAAACCGGTGCGGCTGCAGGCCTTGGCGACGGCGTTGCGCGCAGCGTTGCGCACGGGTGGTGCAGCACCGGCCAAAAGCTCCCGGAAAGCCTTTTCCCAGCTGCGTTTGGGCAACGCAGATTTCGATTTCGATGCGCCTGCACGCCGCTTGCGCCATCGCCGCACCGGGATCGAAACCGTGTTGACCGAAATCGAGACGCATCTTTTGTCGATGCTGATGCGAACCGCCGGTCAAGCCGTGCCACGAGAAGACTTGCTCCGCGACGTTTGGGGCTATAATTCAAAGGTGAGCACTCGGACGTTGGAGACCCATATCTACCGATTGCGGCGCAAGCTCGAGCACGGCCAAGGCCGCGCCAAGATTCTCGAAACGGTGCCCGGCGGCTATCGTCTGGCGCTGCGCGGAAAGGACGTGCGCAAGTGA
- a CDS encoding TorF family putative porin — MLKTLKNSAVLGAIATLFGISVASTPAQAQIETSFGNFAPSVIATSNYIFRGLSQSKREPALQANLEYTYPIGDFTPYLGAFASTVRFPANNTPAGSQTMRQHVELDLFGGVRYATPLAGLTLDAGFISYTYPNNTADQNKSGGPNTYGNPQWNEVYGKFAYDFSLAVAVGSVFYAKDFSYAGGEAWYYEGGFDVPLPYAFLLSGRVGRQTIQNNYSFGVPDYTTWNVGLARDFEVPFTFTLAAVYSDTNIKKGSSLGLDKVAGTPGVLLSDTYEQTKGQVALSFIKKF; from the coding sequence ATGTTGAAAACGCTTAAGAATTCGGCAGTCCTTGGGGCAATTGCCACTTTGTTCGGCATTTCGGTTGCCAGCACACCCGCTCAGGCCCAGATCGAAACGTCGTTTGGCAATTTCGCGCCGAGCGTGATCGCAACGTCGAACTACATCTTCCGCGGCTTGTCGCAGAGCAAGCGCGAGCCGGCGCTGCAGGCGAACCTTGAATACACCTATCCGATCGGCGACTTCACGCCGTACCTGGGTGCTTTCGCTTCGACCGTGCGCTTCCCGGCCAACAATACGCCCGCCGGTTCGCAGACGATGCGCCAGCATGTCGAGCTCGATCTGTTTGGCGGCGTGCGTTATGCAACCCCGCTCGCGGGCCTCACGCTCGATGCGGGCTTCATCAGCTACACCTACCCAAACAACACGGCGGATCAGAACAAGTCCGGCGGCCCCAACACCTACGGCAATCCGCAGTGGAATGAAGTCTACGGCAAGTTCGCCTATGATTTCAGCCTCGCGGTCGCTGTCGGCTCGGTCTTCTACGCCAAGGACTTCTCCTACGCTGGCGGCGAGGCATGGTACTACGAAGGCGGTTTCGACGTGCCGCTGCCCTACGCCTTCCTGCTGTCGGGCCGCGTCGGTCGCCAGACGATCCAGAACAACTACTCGTTCGGCGTGCCCGACTACACGACCTGGAACGTCGGCCTCGCGCGCGATTTCGAAGTGCCCTTCACCTTCACGCTGGCCGCTGTCTATTCGGACACGAACATCAAGAAGGGTTCGTCGCTCGGTCTCGACAAGGTCGCCGGCACGCCGGGCGTGCTGCTGTCCGACACGTACGAACAGACCAAGGGTCAGGTCGCTCTTTCGTTCATCAAGAAGTTCTAA